The following DNA comes from Porphyromonadaceae bacterium W3.11.
AATCATTTCGCGTATTTCTACTTTTAAAGCAACGAAAAATCTCCGAAGCCATAGGACAGGAGAGGCATCTGAAAGGAATACAATAAGAGTGATACAGCTCCAAAATAGCCTGCGTATCAGCAGCATTTTGCGACTTGATACCTAACTTATCAAACAACCTGATATATTGATTTTTCTCTGGTGATAACTCACTCAGCCAACTCATCGCTCGATCCCCTAGCACCTTATCCCCTATCTGCTCAGAATAATAATAGATGGTTGGGATCACAACATTAATAATCAAGGAATTTAATGTTTGCTTACCAATCCCTCCCATTTGACGATTTTGAGTGTGTCCAAAAGCTATATGTCTGCACCAATACTCACTTGGGGGAAGCATCAGGATCCGTTGGATCTCATGTTTGTCTATGGTAGTGAGGGCTGCCAACACCTCACTCTCATGATGAATAATCTGTGCAACGATTGCTAACATCCTAGAGGGAAAAGAGGATGGACGTAGTCGCATGTAACCGAAGTGAAGACCTTCAACTCGTTTCAGTCCAAACTTCTCTTTATAGAAAATATAATCTGAGAGTAACTTTTCTTCGTACTCATCTCTAGGGCTATCTTGGATCAAACCAGCTTGCCCCAAAAGCATCGCCTCTAGAGCCACCCAGTCACTGGAGTGTTTCTTG
Coding sequences within:
- a CDS encoding DUF2851 family protein; translated protein: MKEEQLHFIWCNRLFDSLLLDGQAIDVIEVGTQNSYDGADFQMARIRTDAMEWIGAVEIHERSSMWQQHGHQHDPNYNSVILHVVMEDNAECTRSANGGMIPTAVLQVDEDVLRRVDKLGVASQSLRCMPELLEVEETRREVIFKDLLLRRQMRKLDELKRRSTESNINAIFYQTLMRYMGAHQNNEVMESVAQSLPYLYLKKHSSDWVALEAMLLGQAGLIQDSPRDEYEEKLLSDYIFYKEKFGLKRVEGLHFGYMRLRPSSFPSRMLAIVAQIIHHESEVLAALTTIDKHEIQRILMLPPSEYWCRHIAFGHTQNRQMGGIGKQTLNSLIINVVIPTIYYYSEQIGDKVLGDRAMSWLSELSPEKNQYIRLFDKLGIKSQNAADTQAILELYHSYCIPFRCLSCPMASEIFRCFKSRNTRNDLVV